Below is a window of Tolypothrix bouteillei VB521301 DNA.
TTGGTATATAAAAGAAAGACCCGAATCCTGCAAATAGTCAATTAACTCTTGCTCTCTGCCATCATTTGAGCGATCGTCAGAAATGCAAACCTCAAAGTTTTTAAAGGTTTGTGATGCTAACACCTTACAGGCTTCGATTAGAAATGAAGTTCTGTTATATTGAGGAATGCAAATTGAGAAAAAAGGATTCTCTACAAGAATGCGACTAACTTCCATGTGAATTTACCATATGATTTACCCTTGTCAGCAAGCTTTAAACTCAAGTATTCCCAAAAGGAAAATGATACTAACAGGTTCAAAGCGTGAATTTGAGGTAACTAATAATGTATTGTAATCAAGCAGTCGGAAAAGAACTTTCTATAAAGACGCGATAGTTCGCGTTTCTACAAAGCCATTATTTGGTTTGCGATAGACTCATCATTTGATAAACTCCCATAAACTGTTGCTCGTAATTCCAACGAGCCAAAATTTGACTTCTGCCATTTTCTCCCATTTGTCGCATTTGATTGGGATTTTGTAGGAACCAATTGATGGCAGTTGCAATACTTTCGGGATTATCAGGGTTACAGCTTAATCCATAACCAGGCTCAACATACATTTGCATCCAATCAGGTAAGTCTGATACTAACAAAGCTAAACCACAGGCAAGATAGTCAAAAGCTTTATTGGAGGCACCAGTACAATTTTGTAAGTTAAGGTTTGTACTGACTTTTGGCATAAAAGCTATGCCAACATCAGATATGCGGCAGTACTCAAGAAGTTTTTTTCTTGGCATTGCTCCTAGAAATTCAACTCTCTCGCTAATTCTAAGGTCTACAGATGTTTGTAGTAATTGTTGTACGTAACCTTGATTGCCTATTGTTTCGTACCCAATAACCCGTAGTTTTACTACTTTAGGTAACATTGCCAAAGCACTGAGCACTGTAATCGGTAACAAAGATGGTCCAATATTGCCATGATAGTGAATCCAGAGATGATTGCAATCATCTGTTAAACGTGCAGAAGAAACTTCTGCTTGTGCAGGACAATTCCACACACAGAAAACATTCCCAACAGGTTCATTGTCCTTGATGAATTGCTCAATTCTCTGTTGATTGGGTAAGATACACATTTTTGCTTGATGAGCTAACCACCGCCGTGTTTTTAGACATAGCTTTATAAGAGCGTTTTCAGGTGCTGTAGTCAGTGAGTCATGCTCGTGATATACAACCTTACTTCTCAGTACTACACTTAACAGCAAAGTAATTGGACACGAGAGGAGATCGGAAGCATAAACCCATTGTGGTTTCCAGCGTATAGCCCAATCAAGTATCCAAAAGCAAAACCAGAGATAATGTAGCTTTTGCCTCCAACCCCCAGGACAAAAAGGTAGTTGTTTTACTGTAATTCTATTATGAGGCGGAAAGCACAGAGAATTTGAACCCAGAGAACCAGTCCCAAGAAAAAGTACATCCCAGCCATCATTGGCTAGTATACGCGAACTGTGTTCAAGAGGTGGATAACCGGCAGGATTTGTGTACTGTATATACAATATGCGAGGCATAATGCTTGTTTCTTTGTTATTCATTCCAATCACAATCGGTACGCAATTCCCCTAAAGGCTGAAGTTTATCTTCAAGACCGGATAGATGGTAAAAAGCGCCCAGTTGGGCTGGACGAATTTCAAGTAATTGTGAATAGAATTTAATCTTGTTAGCGGTTATTGAACAATCTTTTGTCATGCTGTTCATTTTCTATAAAGTGCCTTATCACTTTTTTGCAGTATGGAATGATACAGAGATAACATTTCTTTCGCAACTGTTTCCATGTGTCGCGGTGGACGAACACCATGACGCAAACGAATCAGTAAATCTCTTTCTTGATTTAGTCTTTGAAGCGATCGACTCCAGGCTTCAACAGAAGCAGCTTCCACAAGCAGACCATTGATTTCGTGCTGAACTAATTCCGCAATTCCTCCCAAATTGGAACCAATGACGGGAATACCAGCGGCAAATGCTTCAAGAACTACTAATGGTCCTGTTTCTAACCATTGCGATGGTACTGCAAGTAAATCATAATCCGTTAATAAGTTTACAATTTGTTTTGCAGACACAGGAGATTTGAAAGAAATTCTTGTGTCGTGTTTTACCAAGTTCAATAGTTGTGTTTGATAAGCATCACTTGCTGAATTTTGTGAGATACCAAAAATATCTAAGGTAGCAGCCAGTTGTGGAGTTCTTTGAAAAGCTTTCAGCAAAATATCTATTCCCTTGATGGGTTCAAGCCGTCCTAAAAAAGCAATTTTGAGAATTGAACTATTCCCAGTGTAATTCTTTCCTAATTGACTGATTTTTGCCGATTGTATTTCCTGACACAACCCCTGACGACTGACAGTAATTTTCTCGTGAGATACGTGATTGCGAATGAGAAGATCTTTCACCCAATCACAGACTGCAACAATATGGTCAACCTCAGATAACAAATTTTGCAAGGCAGAATAGCGGTAACTTGCCAATTCGGTCATGCGGATAGCAGTCCAAACACCTCCATGAAGATGGAGCCCTCCCAAACAGCGCCCAACCATAGGTGGTATATTACCGATCGCACTTGCGCTTATCCAGTTTAATCCCAGTCCCTGTAAAGTGCATTGAGAACAAGTACGTAAATTCACTTTTCCATCACAAACTTGTGTACCCCAACGCATTAAAGTTCCTCGTTGGCAGCTTACAGTAGGGGTATGATAAGTAAAAATAACTGGAATTTTTCTTTGCTTGGCAACGCGCACAAGTCGTAAAGAAACACCTCTTGTAAATGCGTGTAAGTGAACAAGATCGGGTTGTTCCTCATCCAAAATTTTGCCAAATTCATTTGCGCTTTGTCGATCCCCTTCCCCATAAACCTCTTGAAGCCTTGTAACTTGATTAGATACAGCAAAACGATATACCGACAAGCGATTGTGAGAGTAGGACTCGTTGACATTTCCTGGTGCAGCAATTAAAATTTGCAATCCTTGCTGTTGTAGATGCCGTGATAATGCTTCTACATAGACTTCAGTACCACCTATAGCATTGGGATAAAAACAGAAGGGAACGTGAATAACTTTCATGCCACTATTAGTAGAACACAGTTCTAAAAAGAAAATTTTTGTACTAATCGGTGTATTTGTTTTTTCGTGCGACGATAGGTTAGTGAAATTGCCTCAGCTTGCTCATACCCCACCCACTGAGATAACTGGTGCAAAGCTTTTGGACTTGAAGGAATATAGTTTGGATTCAAGCGGTTAATTTTAGCAAGCACTTCAGAAAACTTCAAACGGTTACGTTCAAAGTAGAATCGGGCTAAATGACCATAGACTTTCTCCAACGCAATTCGTCGTTCTGAAGTTATGCCCCCATGAACTGTCCAAAATTCTTCTACGTGACAGGCATTTATAAAGCAATCATTCATGAAGCCAGCAGAGTCACGCCTTGATAAACTAGTACTACTTGCCAGTACTCGATAATCTGCTTGTACGCCAGGTACGTGGATAAATTTACCCCCCATCAAAGCAGCATCCAGGAAGAAGCGAGCATCCTGGATAAAAAGTAGAGACTTATTCCAGGTACTAATCTTGTCTACAATACGATGGTTGTAAAGTAAAGCCGCAGGTGGTGCCCAAAAATTAGTAAATAATGCAATTTGTGGATCGGGATGAACCTCTTCAATACGCCTAGCTACAATAGCTCCCAGATGAAATTTGCCATCTTCACCTTCCTCTAGCCGTTGCCAATCAGAGTATGCTACATCAGCATCATGAGCTATCAACACATTGACTCGTTTTTCCAAAGCATCAGGTCGTAAAAGATCGTCTGCATCTAAATATTGAATAAACTGACCTTGTGCTAACGCAGTACCGAGGTTACGCGCTGCACTAGCACCTTGATTGGCAGTGAATTCTGCTCTTAGTTTTGAGCCAAAAGAGCGAATCAAAGTTGCTGTCTCATCAGTTGAACCATCATCAATGACAATAACTTCAAAATTTTTAAATGTTTGTGCAAAAACACTTTCTAGGGTTGCTTCTAAAAAGCGTGCTGCATTATAGCAAGGAATAATAACTGATATTAAGGGAAATTGGAGCATTGTAACCGATCATCCAAAATCATTTTTTTAATAAAAAGATTATGCTTTAGTATATGTTTATATAAATAAAATTTTAATAATCAATTTCCAGTAATTAGCAAAGCCAATAATACTGGGGCAAAATAGTGCTGATTTACACCACCATTTTATTGATTCGATCTTATTGCCAATTGAATATTCAAATAATCCATGTTTAAGCATGGCAGAAGCATAAAATAATCTCAAGCTTAACTTATTTCTAAATCTGCTAAATAGTTTGAGATGACGATCGTACTTTTCAATAACTTCTTTGACTTCTGCCATTGCAATAAGATTGCTTTTCCAAGTTTTTGCATCAGTATGATGTCTCAACTTGGAAAAGCACTTAGGTAGGTAGTGCAATGGATATAACTTTCTTATGCGTAACCAGTAGTCTAAATCCATTGCGTATGATAATGAAACATCTAAACCATTTAGCTGATGAAATATATGTTGACTAAAAAATACAGAAGGTTGGGGCAAATATTTATCATGATGATACTCGAATAAATCTTGAAGTGAGTAATTTTGCGCTTTTACGTAATATTCTATTTTTTCTGAGCAATTCTCTATACTAAAAAAATATCCGTCCCCAGTCAGAAAATGACAATTGGTATTATTGCTCCAAAAAAGCCCAATCTCTAGTAATGTATTTTGACAAAAAACATCATCAGAATTTAGCCAAGCATAAATTTCTCCTGTGGCTTTCTGAAAACCTTTATTTATTGCATCAGATTGTCCCTTATCTTTTTCACTTACATAGTAGGCAAGCCATTGAGCATACTTTTCAATAACTTCTAGCGACCCATCAGTTGAGCCGCCATCAGTAATGATGTATTCCAAATTTGGATATCCTTGCAGCAAAACTGACCGGATGGTTTCTTCAAGAAAGTGACCGTAGTTATAATTTGGTGTCACAATACTAATGCGGGACCATTCATAAACGTTTGGCATCCGATCGGGGAGTGGTTCGCTTTGCTCAGTCCAAGGCCAGCCAGTTTTTCCTAGTGGAGGTGGAGGTAAATCTTCTAAGGTCAGTGCTTTAGTAATTATAGGCATGAGTAAACGAGATTTTGACTTAAAGTAACTAAATTATTTAATGAGAGTTAAGGCTCTGCATTTATACACATCTTAAACTTTATCGATTTTGAAACATGGGATTTTTTCATAGATTAAACTAGCTAGTTATAGCTTGAATTGTAGATTTTCTATTATTTTAATAAAATACGTTTTTCAAGATATAACTCGGTTTAATAAAGCTAGCTTACAATTTAAGAAACTGACGAGCTAAGTGATTCGTATAAATTGCCATCTTCTACATGCAGGTATAAAGATTCTTCATGCACCCAATTAATGAAAGAAGTAATATCCTTTTGTGTAAAGTATAATTGTGCTCTTTGTAAATACATATCAGGCCACTTCCACCACTGAATTCTCAGTAATTCTTGAATTATTTCATTAGAAAATCGAAAACGAATAATTTTTGCTGGAACTCCTCCAACGATCGCATAATCAGGAACATCTTTAACAACTACAGAGCCAGCACCAATTATGGCTCCATTCCCTATTCTCACTCCATCTCTAATAAAAACTCTTGCTCCAATCCAGACATCATGACCAATAGTAATTTTTTTTACTTCTTGAAAGAAGTTTTCATTTGAAAAAGAAACACCACATTGTTTAAGAGTTGAAAAGAAAACTGGACTAGTACTTAAAAAATCAGTTGGATGTTCACCAAATCCACAAATTAAATGTGGTCCTAAGGAACAAAAACTACCTATTTGACTTAGGTTTAATATAGAATCTTGAGATATGTAACTAAATTTTCCAAGTGAGACATTGCGTAAATTGCAACGGGGATAAATCTGAATATTTTTTTCAAGTTTAGAATCAGAGATATAGCAAAATTCATGGACTGATACTTCATCATTTAAGGTACAATTATATATTGTACAACCTTTATTAATTTTTGTGTTTTTACCTAGAGTTGTAACTGGTATAATACATGAGCCAAATGCAATATCTGATTGAGAATAATGCTTTTTATAATATAAAAATTTAAGAAGCTTTTTCATTCTTTTAGACCAATCGATAGTATATTTTCTATGTTTATTTATTGGAATAGACTATATAGATAAACTATTACGAATAATTTTATCTAATTGAAAAGCACGAATTTCAAATGTATGTTCTTTTAAAGTTCGGCGTTGTCCTGCTACAGCAATTTTTTGACGTTCATCATCATGTTCTAGTAAATAACTTACTTTTTCCATAGCTTCTTCTGCACTACGATATGCGATCACTTCCTCATCTGGTTCAAATAATTCTTGTAAATTTTCTTTCCAATCAGTTATCAAACAAGTTCCTACCCCTGTTGCTTCATAAAGTCTCATGTTTGAAGCAAAGTTAGCAGATATATCAATATGATTATTAAAAGTTAATTTAGACTCAGTAATTTTTTTGATACATTTGAATTCCAAAACAGGTGGTTGTGAACGTTTAGCAATACTTGTATCAACATAATGCGATAAATTTGGACGATATTTCATATTTATAAAATTGTTCATTTTGGGAATTTTTCTAAGTATAGTTTTTAAACAGTAAAATTGATTTGTATATTGTCCTAAATCATATAATGATTGCTTCAAAGAAAGAAGTTTTAACTCAGTAGAGGAAGGTTGATTAATATCTGCCCAAATTTGCAAATTAGTTTTTTGAACTAATTTCTTCAGTAAATTTTCTCTTTGGTTATGGAAATGTTGATTTTTCACAATAGATCCAATAAAGGATAAATCTATTGTTTTCTCTAAATGTTGATTAATTTTATCTAAAATTTGAGGAGCAAAAGCATGGCACATATATTTGGATTTGTAACCATTATTATTAAATTTTTCCACTAACGTAGGTATATTTGAAAGTACTAGGTCAAATGCTTTAAAGACATCAATATTGGTAAATGCTGGAGCCCCGCACCATCCTATAATGAGCTTTATTGAAGAACATTCACTCCGAAGATATTTGAGAAAGTCACATGAAAAACTATTGTAATCAAATACGAAAACAATATCAGGTTGAAAATGCTTTACTTGAGCCAATGTGATATCAGTTAACCAAGAATT
It encodes the following:
- a CDS encoding glycosyltransferase, whose translation is MPRILYIQYTNPAGYPPLEHSSRILANDGWDVLFLGTGSLGSNSLCFPPHNRITVKQLPFCPGGWRQKLHYLWFCFWILDWAIRWKPQWVYASDLLSCPITLLLSVVLRSKVVYHEHDSLTTAPENALIKLCLKTRRWLAHQAKMCILPNQQRIEQFIKDNEPVGNVFCVWNCPAQAEVSSARLTDDCNHLWIHYHGNIGPSLLPITVLSALAMLPKVVKLRVIGYETIGNQGYVQQLLQTSVDLRISERVEFLGAMPRKKLLEYCRISDVGIAFMPKVSTNLNLQNCTGASNKAFDYLACGLALLVSDLPDWMQMYVEPGYGLSCNPDNPESIATAINWFLQNPNQMRQMGENGRSQILARWNYEQQFMGVYQMMSLSQTK
- a CDS encoding glycosyltransferase family 4 protein, producing MKVIHVPFCFYPNAIGGTEVYVEALSRHLQQQGLQILIAAPGNVNESYSHNRLSVYRFAVSNQVTRLQEVYGEGDRQSANEFGKILDEEQPDLVHLHAFTRGVSLRLVRVAKQRKIPVIFTYHTPTVSCQRGTLMRWGTQVCDGKVNLRTCSQCTLQGLGLNWISASAIGNIPPMVGRCLGGLHLHGGVWTAIRMTELASYRYSALQNLLSEVDHIVAVCDWVKDLLIRNHVSHEKITVSRQGLCQEIQSAKISQLGKNYTGNSSILKIAFLGRLEPIKGIDILLKAFQRTPQLAATLDIFGISQNSASDAYQTQLLNLVKHDTRISFKSPVSAKQIVNLLTDYDLLAVPSQWLETGPLVVLEAFAAGIPVIGSNLGGIAELVQHEINGLLVEAASVEAWSRSLQRLNQERDLLIRLRHGVRPPRHMETVAKEMLSLYHSILQKSDKALYRK
- a CDS encoding glycosyltransferase family 2 protein; this encodes MLQFPLISVIIPCYNAARFLEATLESVFAQTFKNFEVIVIDDGSTDETATLIRSFGSKLRAEFTANQGASAARNLGTALAQGQFIQYLDADDLLRPDALEKRVNVLIAHDADVAYSDWQRLEEGEDGKFHLGAIVARRIEEVHPDPQIALFTNFWAPPAALLYNHRIVDKISTWNKSLLFIQDARFFLDAALMGGKFIHVPGVQADYRVLASSTSLSRRDSAGFMNDCFINACHVEEFWTVHGGITSERRIALEKVYGHLARFYFERNRLKFSEVLAKINRLNPNYIPSSPKALHQLSQWVGYEQAEAISLTYRRTKKQIHRLVQKFSF
- a CDS encoding glycosyltransferase family 2 protein is translated as MPIITKALTLEDLPPPPLGKTGWPWTEQSEPLPDRMPNVYEWSRISIVTPNYNYGHFLEETIRSVLLQGYPNLEYIITDGGSTDGSLEVIEKYAQWLAYYVSEKDKGQSDAINKGFQKATGEIYAWLNSDDVFCQNTLLEIGLFWSNNTNCHFLTGDGYFFSIENCSEKIEYYVKAQNYSLQDLFEYHHDKYLPQPSVFFSQHIFHQLNGLDVSLSYAMDLDYWLRIRKLYPLHYLPKCFSKLRHHTDAKTWKSNLIAMAEVKEVIEKYDRHLKLFSRFRNKLSLRLFYASAMLKHGLFEYSIGNKIESIKWWCKSALFCPSIIGFANYWKLIIKILFI
- a CDS encoding CatB-related O-acetyltransferase, giving the protein MKKLLKFLYYKKHYSQSDIAFGSCIIPVTTLGKNTKINKGCTIYNCTLNDEVSVHEFCYISDSKLEKNIQIYPRCNLRNVSLGKFSYISQDSILNLSQIGSFCSLGPHLICGFGEHPTDFLSTSPVFFSTLKQCGVSFSNENFFQEVKKITIGHDVWIGARVFIRDGVRIGNGAIIGAGSVVVKDVPDYAIVGGVPAKIIRFRFSNEIIQELLRIQWWKWPDMYLQRAQLYFTQKDITSFINWVHEESLYLHVEDGNLYESLSSSVS
- a CDS encoding CgeB family protein, translated to MRLIRLTTNYSTYIKQFYNTHSTLQNESYITQYQTLMSDCYMWADFWTHALKKLAYEVWEPVANAEFMQKVWARENGVYYDENSWLTDITLAQVKHFQPDIVFVFDYNSFSCDFLKYLRSECSSIKLIIGWCGAPAFTNIDVFKAFDLVLSNIPTLVEKFNNNGYKSKYMCHAFAPQILDKINQHLEKTIDLSFIGSIVKNQHFHNQRENLLKKLVQKTNLQIWADINQPSSTELKLLSLKQSLYDLGQYTNQFYCLKTILRKIPKMNNFINMKYRPNLSHYVDTSIAKRSQPPVLEFKCIKKITESKLTFNNHIDISANFASNMRLYEATGVGTCLITDWKENLQELFEPDEEVIAYRSAEEAMEKVSYLLEHDDERQKIAVAGQRRTLKEHTFEIRAFQLDKIIRNSLSI